In Channa argus isolate prfri chromosome 23, Channa argus male v1.0, whole genome shotgun sequence, the following are encoded in one genomic region:
- the LOC137108771 gene encoding alpha-1,3-mannosyl-glycoprotein 4-beta-N-acetylglucosaminyltransferase C-like isoform X1 yields MAHRIHSGNCSESVYNMRLVWKSLDKMRCLRKRSTIPFLGFLITFLLFLNLYIEDGYVLEEDKRQLREMSVHPPSSERYVHTFRDLSNFSGTINVTYRYLAGTPLNRKKYLTIGLSSVKRKRGNYLLETIKSIFDQSSYEELKEIVVVVHLADFDLVWCENLVQEITRKFAHHIIAGRLLVIQAPEEYYPSLDGLKRNYNDPEDRVRFRSKQNVDYAFLLNFCTNLSHFYMMLEDDVRCSRNFLTALKKVITSREGSYWVMLEFSKLGYIGKLYHSRDLQRLAHFLLMFYQEMPCDWLLIHFRGLLAQKDVIRFKPSLFQHMGYYSSYKGAENKLKDDDFEEDSIDIPDNPPATLYTNINVFENYDTTKAYSTVDEYFWGKPPSTGDFFVIVFNKSTKISKIKISTGSDDRQNDILHHGALEVGEKLVGTKKGKQCSSYITLGEFKNGNIEVQDVDHKIAFDIECVRIVVTASQKEWLIIRSIGLWTTQPPSQ; encoded by the exons ATTGCAGCGAGAGTGTGTACAACATGAGGCTGGTGTGGAAATCCCTGGACAAGATGAGGTGTCTGAGGAAACGCTCCACCATCCCCTTTCTTGGCTTCCTCATCACATTTCTGCTCTTCCTGAACCTCTACATTGAAGACGGCTACGTGCTG GAAGAGGATAAAAGGCAGCTAAGGGAAATGTCAGTCCATCCTCCGAGCTCAGAACGATATGTTCACACCTTCAGAGACCTTAGTAATTTCTCTGGAACTATTAATGTCACGTATCGTTATCTGGCTGGAACTCCACTGAACCGCAAGA AGTATCTCACCATTGGACTGTcatcagtcaaaagaaaaagaggaaactaTCTCCTGGAGACCATCAAGTCCATTTTTGATCAGTCCAGTTATGAGGAACTGAAAGAGATTGTGGTTGTGGTCCACCTGGCAGACTTTGACCTGGTCTGGTGTGAAAACCTGGTGCAGGAAATAACAAGGAAGTTTGCCCACCACATCATAGCTGGACGCCTTCTCGTTATCCAGGCTCCAGAGGAGTACTACCCGTCTCTGGATGGGTTGAAAAGGAACTACAATGACCCAGAGGACCGGGTCCGTTTCCGCTCTAAGCAGAACGTGGACTACGCTTTCCTCCTCAACTTCTGCACAAACCTCTCTCACTTCTACATGATGCTAGAGGACGACGTTCGCTGCTCCAGGAACTTCCTGACGGCCCTGAAGAAGGTGATCACCTCCAGAGAAGGATCCTACTGGGTGATGCTGGAGTTCTCCAAACTGGGCTACATCGGGAAGCTGTACCACTCCAGAGACCTGCAACGTCTGGCTCATTTCCTCCTCATGTTTTACCAGGAAATGCCCTGCGACTGGCTCCTCATCCACTTCAGGGGTCTGCTGGCCCAGAAGGACGTGATCCGCTTCAAGCCGTCACTGTTCCAGCACATGGGCTACTACTCCTCTTACAAAGGAGCAGAGAATAAGCTGAAGGACGACGACTTTGAGGAGGACTCCATTGACATTCCCGACAACCCTCCTGCCACGCTTTATACTAACATCAACGTCTTTGAAAACTATGACACCACCAAGGCTTATAGCACTGTGGATGAATACTTTTGGGGGAAGCCTCCTTCAACAGGAGACTTCTTTGTTATAGTCTTTAATAAATCTACCAAAATTAGTAAAATTAAGATTTCTACCGGCTCTGACGACCGACAGAATGACATTCTCCACCACGGAGCTCTGGAAGTGGGAGAAAAACTGGTCGGGactaaaaaagggaaacaatgtTCCTCCTATATCACATTAGGGGAATTTAAAAATGGCAACATAGAGGTTCAAGATGTAGACCACAAGATTGCCTTTGACATTGAGTGTGTACGCATTGTGGTGACAGCTAGCCAGAAAGAATGGCTCATCATCAGAAGTATAGGTCTATGGACTACACAACCGCCCAGCCAATGA
- the LOC137108771 gene encoding alpha-1,3-mannosyl-glycoprotein 4-beta-N-acetylglucosaminyltransferase C-like isoform X2: protein MRLVWKSLDKMRCLRKRSTIPFLGFLITFLLFLNLYIEDGYVLEEDKRQLREMSVHPPSSERYVHTFRDLSNFSGTINVTYRYLAGTPLNRKKYLTIGLSSVKRKRGNYLLETIKSIFDQSSYEELKEIVVVVHLADFDLVWCENLVQEITRKFAHHIIAGRLLVIQAPEEYYPSLDGLKRNYNDPEDRVRFRSKQNVDYAFLLNFCTNLSHFYMMLEDDVRCSRNFLTALKKVITSREGSYWVMLEFSKLGYIGKLYHSRDLQRLAHFLLMFYQEMPCDWLLIHFRGLLAQKDVIRFKPSLFQHMGYYSSYKGAENKLKDDDFEEDSIDIPDNPPATLYTNINVFENYDTTKAYSTVDEYFWGKPPSTGDFFVIVFNKSTKISKIKISTGSDDRQNDILHHGALEVGEKLVGTKKGKQCSSYITLGEFKNGNIEVQDVDHKIAFDIECVRIVVTASQKEWLIIRSIGLWTTQPPSQ from the exons ATGAGGCTGGTGTGGAAATCCCTGGACAAGATGAGGTGTCTGAGGAAACGCTCCACCATCCCCTTTCTTGGCTTCCTCATCACATTTCTGCTCTTCCTGAACCTCTACATTGAAGACGGCTACGTGCTG GAAGAGGATAAAAGGCAGCTAAGGGAAATGTCAGTCCATCCTCCGAGCTCAGAACGATATGTTCACACCTTCAGAGACCTTAGTAATTTCTCTGGAACTATTAATGTCACGTATCGTTATCTGGCTGGAACTCCACTGAACCGCAAGA AGTATCTCACCATTGGACTGTcatcagtcaaaagaaaaagaggaaactaTCTCCTGGAGACCATCAAGTCCATTTTTGATCAGTCCAGTTATGAGGAACTGAAAGAGATTGTGGTTGTGGTCCACCTGGCAGACTTTGACCTGGTCTGGTGTGAAAACCTGGTGCAGGAAATAACAAGGAAGTTTGCCCACCACATCATAGCTGGACGCCTTCTCGTTATCCAGGCTCCAGAGGAGTACTACCCGTCTCTGGATGGGTTGAAAAGGAACTACAATGACCCAGAGGACCGGGTCCGTTTCCGCTCTAAGCAGAACGTGGACTACGCTTTCCTCCTCAACTTCTGCACAAACCTCTCTCACTTCTACATGATGCTAGAGGACGACGTTCGCTGCTCCAGGAACTTCCTGACGGCCCTGAAGAAGGTGATCACCTCCAGAGAAGGATCCTACTGGGTGATGCTGGAGTTCTCCAAACTGGGCTACATCGGGAAGCTGTACCACTCCAGAGACCTGCAACGTCTGGCTCATTTCCTCCTCATGTTTTACCAGGAAATGCCCTGCGACTGGCTCCTCATCCACTTCAGGGGTCTGCTGGCCCAGAAGGACGTGATCCGCTTCAAGCCGTCACTGTTCCAGCACATGGGCTACTACTCCTCTTACAAAGGAGCAGAGAATAAGCTGAAGGACGACGACTTTGAGGAGGACTCCATTGACATTCCCGACAACCCTCCTGCCACGCTTTATACTAACATCAACGTCTTTGAAAACTATGACACCACCAAGGCTTATAGCACTGTGGATGAATACTTTTGGGGGAAGCCTCCTTCAACAGGAGACTTCTTTGTTATAGTCTTTAATAAATCTACCAAAATTAGTAAAATTAAGATTTCTACCGGCTCTGACGACCGACAGAATGACATTCTCCACCACGGAGCTCTGGAAGTGGGAGAAAAACTGGTCGGGactaaaaaagggaaacaatgtTCCTCCTATATCACATTAGGGGAATTTAAAAATGGCAACATAGAGGTTCAAGATGTAGACCACAAGATTGCCTTTGACATTGAGTGTGTACGCATTGTGGTGACAGCTAGCCAGAAAGAATGGCTCATCATCAGAAGTATAGGTCTATGGACTACACAACCGCCCAGCCAATGA